Proteins encoded in a region of the Planococcus shixiaomingii genome:
- a CDS encoding GerMN domain-containing protein, translating into MSNNKWDEEYIESLLGDFPAIQDERPKEEIYQRLAKKSPTQKRQRNWLPLLVAALAFITVGILIASILSQNGINSASQQESSKQSAESAATSKEADSDASGGSAAESNEESQESQKNEESADFSIMQTPDINRTAVYDSDLTEATLFTIGMTENAYVIPISFLIPNEQLERDFENGTPNSVDLYNKYAPNLDEQALGFDDYHPYLGTISKTDQGAAHMLPNDHKYDEASASIGVYIASIQETFKDVEEVAVLNEDGTPAEFGQVGPMEPIKTGAENVAYHAFTTASEATYLIPSYGMPFGSAAEAVEALAASPSDFQQATIPEGTNFSVTETDELVAVEFTEPFDLEALDPIAASRMVESLALTTQSFGKQVQLNNMAQEQWNEFDFTQPIAAPLAPNKLEWPLK; encoded by the coding sequence ATGTCGAATAACAAATGGGACGAGGAATACATCGAAAGTTTGTTAGGAGATTTTCCGGCAATTCAAGACGAGCGGCCAAAAGAAGAGATATACCAAAGGCTCGCTAAAAAATCCCCAACCCAAAAGCGGCAAAGAAACTGGCTGCCGTTATTGGTGGCAGCTTTGGCTTTTATAACTGTCGGGATCCTCATTGCCTCTATACTAAGTCAAAACGGCATTAATTCAGCTTCACAACAAGAAAGTTCTAAGCAGTCGGCAGAATCAGCCGCCACCTCAAAAGAGGCTGACAGCGATGCAAGCGGCGGTTCAGCAGCAGAATCAAACGAGGAAAGCCAGGAAAGCCAGAAAAACGAAGAGTCAGCTGACTTTTCAATCATGCAGACTCCTGATATTAACCGGACAGCTGTATATGACAGCGATTTGACTGAAGCGACTTTGTTTACAATCGGTATGACTGAAAATGCTTATGTGATTCCAATATCATTTTTGATTCCAAACGAACAGCTAGAAAGAGATTTCGAGAATGGCACACCGAATTCTGTCGATCTCTACAATAAATATGCTCCAAACTTGGACGAACAAGCTCTTGGGTTTGATGACTATCATCCTTATTTAGGAACGATATCAAAAACGGACCAAGGAGCTGCTCATATGCTGCCGAATGACCACAAGTACGACGAAGCATCAGCAAGCATTGGGGTCTATATAGCTTCAATCCAGGAAACATTTAAAGACGTAGAAGAAGTGGCGGTTCTGAATGAAGACGGCACACCGGCAGAGTTTGGCCAAGTAGGGCCGATGGAACCGATTAAGACCGGTGCCGAAAATGTAGCCTATCATGCCTTTACAACAGCCTCTGAAGCGACTTACCTCATACCGAGCTATGGTATGCCGTTTGGCTCTGCAGCAGAAGCTGTCGAAGCATTGGCTGCGTCTCCAAGCGACTTTCAGCAAGCGACCATACCGGAAGGCACCAATTTCTCGGTAACTGAAACGGATGAACTCGTGGCAGTCGAGTTTACAGAGCCTTTCGATCTTGAAGCGCTTGATCCTATCGCTGCTTCACGGATGGTGGAGAGTCTCGCATTGACCACGCAATCGTTCGGCAAGCAGGTCCAGTTAAACAATATGGCACAAGAACAGTGGAATGAATTTGATTTTACTCAACCGATTGCCGCGCCTTTAGCACCGAACAAATTGGAATGGCCGTTAAAATAA
- the sigX gene encoding RNA polymerase sigma factor SigX: MNDSVFHRLYDQYHQDVFQFLIYLVKNRTLAEDLMHEVYIRVFRAYDRFEGKSSEKTWLFSIAKNVAIDHFRKSAVRKKHSMDFFDWETQQLVSPERIPEEVSMLNEDKIRLYKTLDMCTGDQKMVIIMRFFQDLSIAETADVLGWTEGKVKTTQHRAINSLRDKLSSMEGGEANVE, from the coding sequence ATGAATGACTCCGTTTTCCATCGGCTATATGATCAATACCATCAAGACGTCTTTCAATTCCTAATTTATTTAGTGAAGAATCGGACGTTGGCGGAAGACTTGATGCACGAAGTCTATATCCGTGTTTTTCGTGCTTATGACCGGTTTGAAGGGAAAAGTTCGGAGAAAACTTGGCTCTTCTCCATAGCTAAAAACGTAGCGATCGATCATTTCCGCAAATCGGCTGTACGGAAAAAGCATTCAATGGATTTTTTCGACTGGGAAACCCAACAATTGGTTTCGCCTGAACGCATCCCTGAAGAGGTTTCAATGTTGAATGAAGATAAAATCAGACTTTATAAAACATTGGACATGTGTACAGGAGATCAGAAAATGGTTATTATCATGCGGTTTTTCCAGGATTTATCTATAGCGGAAACAGCCGATGTATTAGGCTGGACGGAAGGAAAAGTAAAGACCACACAGCACCGCGCAATTAATTCATTGCGCGATAAATTATCCTCTATGGAAGGGGGAGAAGCGAATGTCGAATAA
- a CDS encoding ATP-binding protein, with amino-acid sequence MNRIWNSVVGKLWLTILLLVSFVLFIVTVLLLEFLGNYHSETVEDTLQQEAATIARVFNDYGEVTNSLTIIEDILGPDTNAIIAEVPFESTYYIHEGINGEKTREIILKEPDFQKVFETDETVTKEMLLPSMTEGNMMESYIVLASPIQTGEQVHGTVFIYQSLEVMDQTAGRTTNIVFLSAFIAFLLTTFFAFFLSTRITLPLRNMREGAFELAKGNFDTKVRATSSDEIGQLATAFNQMGRQLKHHVEVINQEKEQLSSILTSMADAVITFNQDRTILLSNPPAEKLIQQWVGKISNTDNEPLPPEMVHMLEHVLSFEEEIEEELEIDGAYYAITFSPLYSKKSIRGAVAVLHNMTEQHRLEKLREDFIANVSHELRTPIAMLQGYSEAILDDVGATEEERREMTKIIYEESQRMGRLVTDLLNLARLESGHMRLYKNVVQINGMIERMTMKFSQVAKENGIYLSFETSLDDWAATELDEDRVEQVMTNLIDNAMRHTPQGGQVLVNVEQEQGYAKISVNDTGVGIPEEDLEYVFERFYKADKARTLGKGGTGLGLAIASNIIKAHGGEIYAKSKVGTGTSFIFLLPLKKM; translated from the coding sequence ATGAATAGAATATGGAATAGTGTCGTCGGGAAGCTGTGGTTAACCATTTTGCTTCTCGTTTCCTTTGTCCTGTTTATTGTGACGGTGTTGCTGCTCGAGTTTCTCGGCAATTATCACAGTGAAACGGTAGAGGATACATTACAACAAGAAGCGGCGACAATTGCACGGGTTTTTAACGATTATGGGGAAGTTACCAATTCCCTTACAATTATCGAAGATATATTAGGTCCTGATACCAATGCAATAATTGCAGAAGTGCCATTTGAGAGCACGTACTATATTCACGAAGGAATCAACGGCGAAAAAACGCGTGAAATTATCTTAAAAGAACCAGACTTTCAAAAAGTGTTCGAAACAGATGAAACAGTCACAAAAGAAATGCTTCTTCCTTCAATGACAGAAGGCAATATGATGGAATCTTATATTGTGCTTGCGAGCCCTATTCAGACTGGAGAACAAGTGCACGGTACAGTCTTCATCTATCAGTCGCTTGAAGTTATGGACCAGACGGCGGGAAGAACCACAAACATTGTTTTCTTATCTGCGTTTATCGCATTTTTGTTAACAACATTTTTTGCCTTCTTTCTGTCGACCCGGATCACGCTGCCGCTTCGCAATATGCGTGAAGGGGCATTTGAGCTGGCAAAAGGCAATTTTGATACGAAAGTCCGCGCAACTTCCAGTGATGAAATCGGACAGCTCGCAACGGCGTTCAATCAAATGGGGCGCCAATTAAAGCACCATGTGGAAGTCATCAATCAGGAAAAAGAACAGCTTTCGAGCATTTTGACTTCCATGGCAGATGCCGTAATTACATTCAATCAAGACCGGACTATTTTGTTGAGCAATCCACCGGCTGAAAAGCTGATCCAGCAATGGGTTGGGAAAATCAGCAACACTGATAATGAACCGCTGCCTCCTGAAATGGTCCATATGCTGGAACATGTATTGTCATTCGAAGAAGAAATCGAAGAGGAGCTGGAAATAGATGGCGCTTATTATGCCATCACCTTCAGCCCACTTTATAGCAAAAAATCCATTCGCGGTGCCGTAGCTGTACTGCACAATATGACCGAACAGCACCGTTTAGAGAAGCTGCGGGAAGATTTTATCGCCAACGTTTCCCATGAACTGCGTACCCCGATTGCTATGCTTCAGGGCTATAGCGAAGCAATATTGGACGATGTAGGAGCAACCGAAGAAGAGCGCCGGGAAATGACGAAAATCATTTACGAAGAATCTCAGCGTATGGGACGTCTAGTAACCGATTTGTTGAACTTAGCGCGTTTAGAATCGGGCCATATGCGGCTTTATAAAAATGTCGTGCAAATTAACGGCATGATTGAACGAATGACGATGAAATTTTCCCAGGTGGCAAAAGAAAATGGCATTTATTTGTCGTTCGAAACCAGTCTGGATGATTGGGCCGCTACAGAACTCGATGAAGACCGGGTAGAACAAGTGATGACCAATTTGATCGACAATGCCATGCGGCATACGCCGCAAGGAGGGCAAGTGTTGGTCAATGTCGAACAAGAACAGGGATACGCAAAAATCTCCGTCAACGATACGGGTGTTGGAATACCTGAAGAAGACTTGGAGTATGTTTTTGAACGTTTTTATAAAGCGGATAAAGCACGGACACTTGGCAAAGGCGGTACTGGCCTCGGCCTGGCAATAGCGAGCAATATCATCAAAGCCCATGGCGGCGAAATTTATGCAAAAAGTAAGGTTGGCACAGGGACGTCATTTATCTTCTTGCTTCCGCTTAAAAAGATGTAA
- a CDS encoding response regulator transcription factor: protein MSEEITLLVVDDEERIRRLLKMYLEREGYVVEEAENGVQALEMATEKDYHCILLDLMMPEKDGIEVSKELREQKMTPIIMLTAKGEEANRVEGFESGADDYIVKPFSPREVVLRVKAILRRSSAYSPVTNSSVSKDLVVFPHLTIDHDAHRVSADGVEVNLTPKEYELLYFLAKSPDKVFDREHLLKEVWHYDFFGDLRTVDTHVKRLREKLNRVSESAAKMIVTVWGVGYKFEVGNE, encoded by the coding sequence ATGTCTGAAGAAATCACTTTATTGGTTGTAGACGACGAAGAAAGAATTCGCCGATTATTAAAAATGTACCTGGAGCGCGAAGGCTATGTAGTAGAAGAAGCTGAAAACGGGGTCCAAGCGTTGGAAATGGCAACCGAAAAAGATTACCACTGCATTCTTCTCGATCTTATGATGCCTGAAAAAGACGGCATTGAAGTCAGTAAAGAATTGCGTGAACAAAAAATGACGCCGATTATCATGTTGACGGCGAAAGGCGAAGAAGCGAACCGCGTCGAAGGATTTGAATCGGGCGCAGACGATTATATTGTTAAACCTTTCAGCCCGAGAGAAGTGGTGTTGCGCGTCAAGGCCATTTTGCGCCGGTCTTCTGCGTATTCTCCAGTGACCAATTCATCAGTTTCCAAAGACTTGGTCGTCTTCCCGCATTTAACAATTGATCATGATGCGCACCGTGTGTCAGCGGATGGTGTAGAAGTGAACTTAACGCCAAAAGAATATGAGCTTTTATACTTTTTGGCGAAATCGCCAGATAAAGTTTTTGACCGCGAGCATTTGCTGAAAGAAGTTTGGCATTATGACTTTTTCGGTGATTTGCGTACCGTTGATACACACGTAAAGCGGTTGCGGGAAAAATTGAACCGGGTATCAGAATCTGCCGCTAAAATGATTGTCACCGTTTGGGGTGTCGGTTATAAATTCGAGGTAGGAAATGAATAG
- the ccsB gene encoding c-type cytochrome biogenesis protein CcsB yields MTLADMSSNFLYAAFICYLIATFVFGGAVKGNKAGSYNSESRWGKTAFIITIVGFAANLAYFFTRWGATGHAPLSNMFEFTTAFGMTLVGGFIVLYSLYKTPVLGMIVLPVALLIIAYASMFPSEVSPLIPALQSNWLAIHVSTVVIAEGILAISAAAGLAYLLKVVDLTKKSKQRFWLEAIMYSLVLVLGFVVASTYFTLTDYEANFAYVDKEGVQSEIEYKMPPIFGMNEYEALTEGTMTPLMEMPAIINASKLTTVTWSLMIGTLIYWLIRLVARKRIAALLKPFVKNVNLNLMDEIGYRAVIIGFPLFSLGALIFAMIWAQIAWSRFWGWDPKEVWALITWLFYAAYLHLRLGKGWQGEKSAWLGVIGFTIILFNLVAVNLIIAGLHSYA; encoded by the coding sequence ATGACATTGGCTGATATGAGTTCCAATTTTCTGTACGCTGCCTTCATTTGTTACCTGATCGCCACTTTCGTATTCGGCGGAGCAGTAAAAGGCAACAAGGCAGGTTCGTATAATTCCGAAAGCCGTTGGGGCAAAACGGCTTTTATCATTACTATAGTTGGTTTTGCAGCAAATTTAGCTTATTTCTTTACAAGATGGGGCGCGACCGGACATGCGCCGCTCAGCAATATGTTTGAATTCACTACTGCATTCGGGATGACACTCGTTGGCGGATTTATAGTTCTTTACTCGCTCTATAAAACCCCAGTTCTTGGAATGATTGTTTTGCCGGTTGCTTTGTTGATCATCGCATACGCAAGCATGTTTCCAAGTGAAGTCAGCCCGCTGATTCCGGCTCTTCAATCCAACTGGCTGGCCATTCATGTCAGCACAGTTGTAATTGCCGAAGGAATACTGGCAATCAGTGCAGCAGCCGGTTTAGCATATTTACTGAAAGTAGTAGATTTGACGAAAAAATCAAAACAGCGTTTTTGGTTGGAAGCGATCATGTATTCACTAGTATTGGTATTGGGATTCGTTGTTGCAAGCACGTATTTCACTCTTACCGACTACGAAGCGAACTTTGCTTATGTGGATAAAGAAGGCGTACAGTCCGAAATCGAATACAAAATGCCGCCAATTTTTGGCATGAACGAATACGAGGCCCTTACTGAAGGGACGATGACGCCGCTAATGGAAATGCCAGCGATCATCAATGCCAGCAAGTTGACGACAGTAACCTGGTCGTTGATGATCGGTACCCTGATTTATTGGTTAATCCGCCTTGTAGCCAGAAAACGGATTGCGGCTCTTCTTAAGCCGTTTGTTAAAAACGTCAATTTGAATTTGATGGATGAAATTGGCTACCGCGCTGTTATTATCGGATTTCCGCTGTTCTCATTAGGAGCGTTGATTTTCGCAATGATTTGGGCGCAAATAGCTTGGTCCCGTTTCTGGGGCTGGGATCCAAAAGAAGTATGGGCGCTTATAACGTGGCTGTTTTATGCCGCTTATCTGCATTTGCGCCTTGGAAAAGGCTGGCAAGGTGAAAAATCAGCATGGCTTGGTGTAATAGGATTTACTATTATCTTATTCAACCTTGTGGCTGTTAACTTGATCATTGCTGGTTTGCACTCTTATGCGTAA
- a CDS encoding cytochrome c biogenesis protein ResB codes for MEKLQCQCGHVNPPGTILCESCGRSLTEKEQNSKLVDMRYEGTARRSQTYNKTIIDKIWNFFSSVKVGIGIIVALLVAAAIGTILPQEQYVVVPVRTEDTIKAYYSEVYGEIGRIYHFLGFHDLYSSFWFIILVGMLAISLIIASLDRFVPLYRSLKNQRVLRHESFMNKQRIYGKGQAPEDALTKAESKLKELKYNVTLDKNGLLAEKGRFSRWGPYVNHIGLIIFLFGVMLRMMPGFYVDETLWIREGETRAIPEAPGYALESKNFALETYTGEEKDGAFSEAVDRVGSVVKNYQTDIVLYKKPEDALPGETNNMEAVKEYPIRVNQPLKFDGYAVYQMDYKLNELKAMTFALTNKETSESLGELTIDLINPKKLYELENGATVELKGYYPNFSGFENGEPQTATPLPDNPGFLVEMTTPETPKGETSFILIKNTIEPFGENQYKLEFQGVDTRDVSGLTIRKDKTLPILGLGGLIFMIGVAQGMYFNHRRFWIQQKANGEIILAGHTNKNWYALRKDLDQVSEFASLPAYTDQQEVIEKQMKKEGEEAL; via the coding sequence ATGGAGAAATTGCAATGCCAGTGCGGTCATGTTAATCCGCCCGGGACAATTCTTTGTGAATCGTGCGGACGTTCTTTGACCGAGAAAGAACAAAACAGCAAGCTTGTGGATATGCGTTACGAAGGAACAGCTAGAAGGTCCCAAACCTACAACAAAACAATCATCGACAAGATATGGAACTTCTTTTCCAGTGTGAAAGTCGGTATTGGAATAATCGTAGCGCTGTTAGTGGCTGCGGCTATTGGAACTATTTTGCCGCAAGAACAATATGTGGTTGTACCTGTAAGAACTGAAGACACGATCAAAGCTTATTATTCAGAAGTGTACGGAGAAATCGGCCGTATTTACCATTTTTTAGGATTCCATGATTTATACAGTTCATTTTGGTTTATCATCTTAGTCGGGATGCTGGCCATTTCGCTTATTATTGCCAGTCTGGACCGTTTTGTGCCTTTATACCGATCATTAAAAAATCAGCGGGTTCTCCGCCATGAGAGCTTTATGAACAAACAGCGTATTTACGGAAAAGGCCAAGCACCGGAAGATGCCCTTACAAAAGCGGAATCGAAACTGAAAGAATTGAAATACAACGTGACACTGGATAAAAATGGCCTCCTAGCAGAAAAGGGCCGTTTTTCTCGGTGGGGCCCTTATGTCAACCATATCGGCCTGATCATTTTCCTATTTGGGGTCATGCTGCGCATGATGCCAGGATTTTATGTGGATGAAACGTTATGGATTCGGGAAGGCGAGACACGTGCCATTCCGGAAGCGCCAGGGTATGCTCTCGAAAGCAAAAACTTTGCACTAGAGACGTATACGGGTGAAGAAAAAGATGGTGCTTTTAGCGAAGCGGTTGACCGTGTCGGAAGTGTCGTGAAAAATTACCAGACAGATATCGTGTTGTATAAAAAACCGGAAGACGCCCTACCCGGAGAAACCAATAACATGGAAGCGGTGAAGGAATATCCGATCCGCGTCAACCAGCCTTTGAAATTTGATGGCTATGCTGTTTATCAGATGGACTATAAGCTGAATGAACTTAAAGCGATGACGTTTGCTTTGACGAATAAAGAAACTTCAGAATCACTTGGTGAGTTGACCATCGATTTGATTAATCCGAAAAAACTTTATGAACTTGAAAATGGTGCGACGGTTGAGTTGAAAGGGTATTATCCAAATTTTTCAGGCTTTGAAAACGGAGAACCTCAAACAGCGACACCACTTCCGGACAATCCAGGTTTCTTGGTTGAAATGACGACACCTGAAACGCCAAAAGGGGAAACAAGTTTCATACTAATTAAAAATACAATCGAACCTTTTGGGGAAAACCAATATAAATTGGAATTCCAAGGCGTTGATACTCGCGACGTTTCTGGTCTGACAATCCGCAAAGATAAGACGTTGCCGATTCTCGGACTTGGCGGGCTGATTTTCATGATTGGAGTGGCTCAAGGCATGTACTTTAACCATCGCCGATTCTGGATTCAGCAAAAAGCGAACGGGGAAATTATCTTGGCAGGCCATACGAACAAAAACTGGTATGCTTTGAGAAAAGACCTCGATCAAGTTTCAGAGTTTGCGTCGCTTCCTGCTTATACAGACCAGCAAGAAGTCATCGAGAAGCAGATGAAAAAGGAAGGTGAGGAAGCGCTATGA
- the resA gene encoding thiol-disulfide oxidoreductase ResA yields MSEKKKNKKKNRVIMRSIILFLLIAAIGYTLYNNATAEDVSVLKVGDEAPDFKLVDLDGESHQLSDYKGQGVFLNFWGTWCKPCAKEMPAMDRQYEAFKEDGVQVLAVNIAQSDFEVQSFADQYNLSFPVVIDKTKSVMTAYNIIPLPTTVLVNPEGNIERIITGEMTEQDIEGFMEEIKPE; encoded by the coding sequence ATGAGTGAGAAGAAAAAGAACAAAAAGAAAAACAGAGTCATTATGCGTTCAATCATTCTTTTTTTACTGATTGCTGCTATCGGATACACCCTTTACAATAACGCAACAGCTGAAGATGTCAGCGTCTTGAAAGTCGGCGACGAAGCGCCCGATTTCAAGCTTGTTGACCTAGACGGCGAAAGCCATCAGCTTTCCGATTATAAAGGACAGGGAGTTTTCTTGAATTTCTGGGGAACTTGGTGTAAGCCTTGTGCAAAAGAAATGCCTGCTATGGACCGCCAATACGAAGCATTTAAAGAAGACGGCGTCCAAGTGTTGGCAGTGAATATTGCGCAGTCTGATTTCGAAGTCCAGTCGTTTGCCGATCAATATAACTTGTCATTTCCCGTTGTTATCGACAAAACGAAAAGCGTAATGACCGCTTACAACATCATTCCTTTGCCGACAACCGTATTGGTGAACCCGGAAGGCAATATCGAGCGGATTATCACCGGTGAAATGACAGAACAAGATATTGAAGGGTTTATGGAAGAAATCAAACCTGAATAA
- a CDS encoding pseudouridine synthase, which translates to MERLQKMLAHAGIASRRKSEQLILDGKVRVNGKVVKELGTKVSHSDTIEVEGVQLEKEQKVYYLLYKPRGVISAVSDDKNRKVVTDFFDTVDKRIYPVGRLDYDTSGLLIMTNDGEFANILTHPKFEIDKTYVARLKGIPAREDLQKLERGIKLEDGMTAPAKVKLLSADRKTGKAIVQITIHEGRNRQVRRMFDAIGFPVQKLSREQFAFLTLKGLNAGESRELSSHEVKLLRVMAETGKRH; encoded by the coding sequence ATGGAGAGATTACAGAAAATGTTGGCACATGCCGGCATCGCATCAAGACGCAAGTCAGAACAGTTAATATTGGACGGCAAAGTCAGAGTCAACGGAAAAGTGGTAAAAGAACTTGGAACAAAGGTTTCGCATTCCGACACAATTGAAGTGGAAGGCGTCCAGCTTGAAAAAGAACAAAAAGTGTATTATTTATTATACAAACCGCGTGGTGTAATTTCTGCTGTCAGCGATGACAAAAACAGAAAAGTCGTCACAGACTTTTTTGACACTGTAGACAAACGCATTTATCCGGTTGGCCGTTTAGATTACGATACATCCGGCTTGCTGATTATGACAAATGACGGCGAATTCGCCAATATATTGACGCACCCGAAATTCGAAATTGATAAAACCTATGTAGCGCGCCTTAAAGGCATTCCCGCACGAGAAGATCTGCAAAAGCTAGAGCGAGGCATCAAGCTTGAAGACGGCATGACGGCGCCGGCTAAAGTGAAATTGTTGTCGGCCGACCGCAAAACAGGCAAAGCCATCGTTCAAATCACCATACACGAAGGAAGAAACCGCCAAGTCCGCAGAATGTTCGACGCTATCGGCTTCCCGGTCCAAAAATTGAGCCGCGAACAATTTGCATTTTTAACGCTTAAAGGCTTGAACGCCGGAGAATCACGGGAACTAAGCTCCCATGAAGTGAAATTGTTGCGGGTAATGGCTGAAACAGGCAAGCGCCACTAA